ATTCCCAGGTGAACGCCTGCACGTTCGGGATGCGCAGGCCGCTCGGGCCGCGGTTCGGAGCCCGCAGCAGATCCAGCGACGAGCCCTTCGTGCCTGTATAAGTGAGACCCGCCGACCACGTGCGGTTGATCTCGCGCTGCACGTCGACGTTCCAGATCTGCACGTATCCAATGTTGTAGTTGGGATCGACACCAAACGTGTTCGTCGTCGTGTTCGCCGGCGGCCCTGGGGCAAACACGGTCGCCATCAGCAGCGGCGTCGTCGCCGCCCCGATCACCGTGTTGGTGGTGGCGAACGGCGGCTGACCCGCCAGCTTCTGCGCCATCGACATGTACGGCACCGAGGCGTAGTTGATGCCATACCCGCCGCGCACCGTCGTCTTCTGGTTGGCTCGCCACGCCACGCCCAGACGCGGGGCCACGTTGTTCCGATCGGGATGGACGATGGTCAGCGGGAAGGCGCCGGTATAGGGCCCGGTCTGGCCGGCCTGTACCGACGTGGCCGCCGAGAAGTCCGACGGGACGTCCAACGTCACCAGGCGATTGTCGGCTTCCGTGTACGGCGATTGATACTCGTACCGCAGACCGAGACTCAACGTGACGGCACCTGAGAAGCGGTAGTCGTCCTGGAAGTAGGCCGAATACGATCGCGCGTGGAAGCTCTCGAGCCCGGGGCCGTACTGCAGTGTGGCCTGTTGAGGCAGCCCCAACAGGAAGTCGGCAAAGTCGAGACCCGTCTGATTTCCAGTGCCCCCACCGGTGTAGGCACCCGTGAACGTGAAACTGCCACGCGCGTTGGCATTACTGCGGTTCTCCGAGAGCAGGCTCTGGAAGTTGCCGCCCCACCGCATCGTGTGCTTGCCCTTCATCTTCATCATCGAGCCGTTGATCGCGAGGGTCTGGTTGAGGCTTTCCGTTGGATTGACGTCGCGCAACGACGACAAGCCGCTCGAGAAGGTCACCGTCGGGACACCCCAGTCAAACGGATCAGGCGACACGCCGACGATTCCCGCCGCCCCAGCGACATTGGTGACGCCGCCAAACTGGTTGGTGGTCGCGGACTTGCTGCGGTTGAACTGCACCGACAGCGTGTTCATGAATCCCCATTTGCCAAACGACAGATTGACCGGCACGTTCCAGCCCGTTCGGTGACTCGCGCCCTGGATTCCAGGAAACCCTGTCAACTGCGAACTGTCTGACCGGCTGAACTGAACGCCGAGATTCAGGTTGACGACGTTGTTCATCATCGCGCCGCGTCCGCCCCCGCCGCGTCCGCCGCCGCCACCCCCCCCGCCGCGTCCGCCGCGCCCGGTCGGTGGGGTGCCAAACGTCCGCGTAAACCGGAAGTTGATGTCGTCGCCGTTGCTGATGGTCGTGCTAGACAGGTGGTAGTTCTGCGTAGCGCCTGCCTGGTTTGGCGCCGGAATGTACTGGAGGAGCGCTGCCGACGCCGGGCTGATCCGGTTCGCGGGAATCTGGTTGCCCGGGAACGGGAGCCCCGTCAGCGGATCGATCACAGATGTTGACAGTGGCGAGAAGTCGCCGGTCCGCGATGCGAGACTGGGCACCTGCGAATAGGAATCGTACAGATTGGAACCGTGGCTGCCCGAGTAGTTGAGGAACCACGACGTGCGCGTCCCGAGATCAAAGAGTCCGGGGATCTTTGCCGGTCCGCCGATGGCAAAGGTGTAGCGCTGATTCAGAAAACTGGGCTGCGCCGGCGACTGACCGTTGAGCGCGTAGGGCTGCGCGTTGAGCATCGAGCCGCCCAGGGTGTACGACGCCTGCCCGCTTGGCCGATTGCTCCTGATATTGCCGAAGCCGGGCCGCCCGCCACCACCCGCGCCGCCGCGGCCGCCGCCGCCTTCACCACCGCCGCCACCTCGACCGCCGCCACCACCGCCACCCGGACCGCCGCCAAGGCCAAATGCGCCGGCCGCGAATCCGCCGCCCATCTGCCCCATGCCTGGCAGGCCGCCCTGGCCCTCGCCGCCGGCCCCGCCGATGCCACCAAATCCGCCCTCGCCACCCATGCCGCCCCGGCCGCCTTCACCGCGTCCTCCAAACAGGAACGCGTCGTTCATCTGTGTGTTCGATCCAAATGTCGTCACAGACTCCGACACCGATTCCGCGGTGAATCCGGCTGGCAGGCTCAAGTGCTGCGCCACGGCTTGCGCGTCTTCCGCCGCGCCAATTCCTCCTGCATCAGCTCCTGTTGCGGCTCCAACCCCGGCGGCCTGGCCCCGCTGACCCGCTCGGGCTCCGGCCACCGGCGCCACGCGCTGGAACTGCTGGCCGCCCGCCTGTGGTCGCTGTTGCAGGGTCACCGGCGGCGTCGTCGCGGCCGCAGCGGCCGGCGCCGGCGTCGCCGCAGCGGCAGGTGCTCGCGACCTCAACGTCGTCGTCAACTCGACCTTCGCCTGGCAATCCGGACCGACCGTGATGGTCTTCACGGCGCTTGCGAACGCGCTCAACTCGGCGAGCACGTCGTAGTCCCCGGGTTTCCCAGGATGAACCCTGAATGACCCGTCAAGGCCGGTCGACGTCAGAAGGGGATTGCCGCCATCCTTGGGCACCACCGTGATGGCCACGCCGGGCAGTTTCGCCTGGCCCGCGCTGACCGTCCCGCTGATGGTGCACGCGGGACTTGACGGTGTCTGAGGCGGCGTGCCCGGGCTTTGAGCGATGACCACGACGTACGCGCTGGCCAGCATGACCGCGGCAATCAGGATGGAAGAATGGGGCTTTTTCACATCGTCTCTCAGCATTAAAGCCAGAAGCGCCAAACCACGGGTTCAGAAACACGTTTCCAGCGCAGACTTCAGGTGTCGCAGTAGGAAATACGCCGGGTTGGGGTCAGGTGTTTCCCAAGTTCCAGTCTGTCACGAACTTGTCATGATTTCACGTGCTGCTGCTATCTGGCGGCGGCGGGTCCTGGGCGGGCTGGCAATCGCTTGTCAGGGACGCCCAGTTCCCGGGCAATTGCCCTCAGTTGGTCCTGAATGACCCGTTGGTTGCGCGGTCCCATCCTGAGCAGGTGTTTCTGGGCTGGTTCGAGTGCCTCGAGTTCCTCTTTCTGGAACTTGTATGAGATGACCTTTTCGATGAGCGCGATCTCGCCCTCGATGACGGGCGCCTGCAGCAGGACGCTGATGGCACGCTCTGTCGCGGCGTCGATGTCGCCTTCGGGGTGTCCCAACTCGCGATACGCGTCGACCATCCTTGGCTTGAGCATCGAGTAGACGCGGGCG
This Acidobacteriota bacterium DNA region includes the following protein-coding sequences:
- a CDS encoding TonB-dependent receptor, with the translated sequence MKKPHSSILIAAVMLASAYVVVIAQSPGTPPQTPSSPACTISGTVSAGQAKLPGVAITVVPKDGGNPLLTSTGLDGSFRVHPGKPGDYDVLAELSAFASAVKTITVGPDCQAKVELTTTLRSRAPAAAATPAPAAAAATTPPVTLQQRPQAGGQQFQRVAPVAGARAGQRGQAAGVGAATGADAGGIGAAEDAQAVAQHLSLPAGFTAESVSESVTTFGSNTQMNDAFLFGGRGEGGRGGMGGEGGFGGIGGAGGEGQGGLPGMGQMGGGFAAGAFGLGGGPGGGGGGGRGGGGGEGGGGRGGAGGGGRPGFGNIRSNRPSGQASYTLGGSMLNAQPYALNGQSPAQPSFLNQRYTFAIGGPAKIPGLFDLGTRTSWFLNYSGSHGSNLYDSYSQVPSLASRTGDFSPLSTSVIDPLTGLPFPGNQIPANRISPASAALLQYIPAPNQAGATQNYHLSSTTISNGDDINFRFTRTFGTPPTGRGGRGGGGGGGGRGGGGRGAMMNNVVNLNLGVQFSRSDSSQLTGFPGIQGASHRTGWNVPVNLSFGKWGFMNTLSVQFNRSKSATTNQFGGVTNVAGAAGIVGVSPDPFDWGVPTVTFSSGLSSLRDVNPTESLNQTLAINGSMMKMKGKHTMRWGGNFQSLLSENRSNANARGSFTFTGAYTGGGTGNQTGLDFADFLLGLPQQATLQYGPGLESFHARSYSAYFQDDYRFSGAVTLSLGLRYEYQSPYTEADNRLVTLDVPSDFSAATSVQAGQTGPYTGAFPLTIVHPDRNNVAPRLGVAWRANQKTTVRGGYGINYASVPYMSMAQKLAGQPPFATTNTVIGAATTPLLMATVFAPGPPANTTTNTFGVDPNYNIGYVQIWNVDVQREINRTWSAGLTYTGTKGSSLDLLRAPNRGPSGLRIPNVQAFTWESSGSTSIMNALSMRVRKRLSMGFSGGVTYTLSKSMDDASSIGGGGAVVAQNDQNLAAEWSRSSFDQRHRVSADFAYELPFGANRKWLAGEGVLNKIVGDWILNGTLSYASGSPFTARIIGASSDISRGTNGTLRADYNGQAIDLSNPTMALFFNTAAFSVPAAGTFGNSARNLITGPTNTTFNMSMSKSMRYAGNRSMSLRIQANNVLNMPQWGSIGTVFNSLTFGRVVSMRSMRSVQIIARFSF